A section of the Cuniculiplasma divulgatum genome encodes:
- a CDS encoding DUF1641 domain-containing protein: MSNDITEILNRKLADPETRKAVESLVDNIGTISRSVEWVRTLEETGMAESLQGLVYLVANLRGVLTDDMLNGVASILNSLLEILSRISDPQVVDGVIALLDGISSGRLSKEPRIHGTFSLLGELKDPEVEAGLAVTINILKGLGKVGKK, translated from the coding sequence AGATACTGAACAGGAAGCTGGCCGATCCGGAAACAAGAAAGGCCGTTGAATCACTGGTGGACAACATTGGAACAATTTCAAGATCAGTGGAATGGGTGAGAACACTTGAGGAAACCGGGATGGCCGAATCCCTTCAGGGGCTTGTCTATCTTGTGGCCAATCTGCGTGGCGTCCTGACGGATGACATGCTGAACGGAGTTGCTTCTATCCTGAATTCCCTCCTTGAGATATTATCCAGGATATCTGATCCGCAGGTTGTTGACGGAGTAATTGCGCTTCTTGACGGCATTTCATCTGGACGCCTTTCAAAGGAACCCAGGATTCACGGGACGTTCAGCCTGCTTGGCGAGCTGAAGGATCCTGAAGTGGAGGCAGGACTTGCAGTTACAATAAATATCTTGAAAGGCCTCGGGAAAGTGGGCAAGAAATAA